The genomic interval ACGCCATGACCGCCACCGTGCCGAGCTACGTCTACGTCACCTATATTCACGCCAGTGCCGAGCAGGTATGGAAGGCACTGACCGACGCCGACCTGACCGCCCGATACTGGTTTCACGAGAATGTGTCCGACTGGCAGCCCGGTTCGCCCTGGGAGCACCGTCGCGCCGACGGCTCCGGCACGATCGACGTCGTCGGCGAGGTGCTCGAGTCCGAGCCGCCGACGAAGCTGGTCCTGACCTTCGAGGATTCCCCCGAGCAGGACCGCTCGCCCTCTGTGGTGACCTTCCTGATCGAGTCCCACCGCGACATCGTCCGGCTCACCGTCACCCACGAGAACCTGCCGAACGAGGAAATGCTGCAAGGCATTTCGCGCGGCTGGCCCTCGGTGATCGCCAACCTCAAGTCGCTACTGGAAACCGGCGAGGTCCTCCCGCAGGCCCCGTGGGAGATGGACTCGGCGGTGCACGCCTGATGTCGGACACCACCGCATTGCGCGAGGCCTACGACTCGCTTCTGGAAGCCGTTGGGACAGTAGGCGCTTCGGCCCACCTC from Nocardia wallacei carries:
- a CDS encoding ArsR/SmtB family transcription factor — its product is MDAVFKALADGTRRLLLDRLRERNGQTLRELCERVDMARQSLTQHLDILERAGLVTVLRRGRERVHYINPTPIHDIEQRWISVFDRPRLDVLRAIKNQAEEYAMTATVPSYVYVTYIHASAEQVWKALTDADLTARYWFHENVSDWQPGSPWEHRRADGSGTIDVVGEVLESEPPTKLVLTFEDSPEQDRSPSVVTFLIESHRDIVRLTVTHENLPNEEMLQGISRGWPSVIANLKSLLETGEVLPQAPWEMDSAVHA